The sequence AGTATTAAATATGACCATTGCAGTAGGACGCGCCCAACAACAAAGAGGAGTCTTCGACCTCGTCGATGACTGGCTCAAGCGCGACAGATTTGTCTTTATCGGCTGGTCTGGTTTACTGCTGTTCCCCTGCGCTTACATGGCAATCGGGGGATGGCTCACCGGAACCACCTTTGTCACCTCCTGGTACACTCACGGTTTAGCAAGCTCTTATCTGGAAGGCTGCAACTTCTTAACCGTTGCCGTTTCCACCCCCGCAGACGCTTTCGGACACTCCCTGCTCTTCTTATGGGGACCAGAAGCGAACTGGGACTTTGTACGCTGGTGTCAAATCGGCGGACTCTGGAGTTTCGTCGCCCTCCACGGTGCATTTGGACTGATTGGCTTCATGCTGCGTCAGTTTGAAATTGCCCGTTTGGTCGGTGTACGTCCTTACAACGCGATCGCGTTCTCCGGTCCGATTGCTGTATTTGTCAGCGTCTTCTTAATGTATCCTTTAGGACAGTCAAGCTGGTTCTTTGCGCCCAGTTTTGGTGTCGCAGGAATCTTCCGCTTCATTCTGTTCTTCCAAGGATTCCACAACTGGACTCTCAATCCCTTCCACATGATGGGGGTTGCTGGAATCTTAGGCGGTGCATTACTCTGTGCGATTCATGGCGCAACCGTCGAAAACACCCTGTTTGATGAAGGGGGCGACAGCAACAACACCTTCCGCGCCTTTGAACCCACTCAGGCGGAAGAAACCTACTCCATGGTGACCGCAAACCGGTTCTGGAGTCAGATCTTCGGGATTGCGTTCTCTAACAAACGCTGGTTACACTTCTTCATGCTGTTTGTTCCAGTAACAGGACTGTGGATGTCCGCAGTTGGAGTTGTGGGCTTAGGTCTCAACCTGCGTGCGTATGACTTTGTGTCTCAAGAGATTCGCGCAGCAGAAGATCCTGAGTTTGAAACCTTCTATACGAAAAACATCTTATTAAACGAAGGTCTCCGCGCCTGGATGGCCCCGGATGACCAACCCCACGAACAGTTTGAATTCCCTGAAGAAGTCTTACCTCGCGGTAACGCTCTCTAAAATTCTAAACCAATGATGCGTTGAGCCTCCCAGTTGGGGGGCTTTTTTTATGGTATTTTTTGATTTTAGTCGGTTGAGAGACAAAACCAGTCGGTGGATGTTATTTGTTCTTGGTTATTAGTTATTTGGAATGACATCAGTTTTCCAAGACAGCTACATATACAGAAAACAATTACCAGCAAAAATCTTAATATTTGTTTAAAATTGAGCAGAGGACAACAAATTAGGGTATAGCTGTGGCAGTTATTTGGTTATTAGGGGCAAGTTGTATTGGTTGGTTTATTAGCAGTTTAGCGGGGGGTGGTAGCCCGTTAATTTTAATTCCCACCTTAAGTCTATTTCTCTCTGCAAGTGCGATTCCGCAAGTGATTACCATCGGAATGCTGTTTGGGAATGGGCAACGCGTGGGACTGTATTGGCAAGGGATTGACTTGCATCTCACCCGTTGGTATCTCCCTGGCGCGATTACAGGCGCGATCGCGGGAGCATTTTTATTTACCCAACTGCAACTAGAATGGCTCACGATATTATTAGGTTTATTTTTAATTCTTTCGATTCTCACCTACCGACTAGCGGAAAACTTACCGCTTTTTCAAGTCAAAGCATGGTATTTTT comes from Halothece sp. PCC 7418 and encodes:
- the psbD gene encoding photosystem II D2 protein (photosystem q(a) protein), yielding MTIAVGRAQQQRGVFDLVDDWLKRDRFVFIGWSGLLLFPCAYMAIGGWLTGTTFVTSWYTHGLASSYLEGCNFLTVAVSTPADAFGHSLLFLWGPEANWDFVRWCQIGGLWSFVALHGAFGLIGFMLRQFEIARLVGVRPYNAIAFSGPIAVFVSVFLMYPLGQSSWFFAPSFGVAGIFRFILFFQGFHNWTLNPFHMMGVAGILGGALLCAIHGATVENTLFDEGGDSNNTFRAFEPTQAEETYSMVTANRFWSQIFGIAFSNKRWLHFFMLFVPVTGLWMSAVGVVGLGLNLRAYDFVSQEIRAAEDPEFETFYTKNILLNEGLRAWMAPDDQPHEQFEFPEEVLPRGNAL
- a CDS encoding sulfite exporter TauE/SafE family protein gives rise to the protein MAVIWLLGASCIGWFISSLAGGGSPLILIPTLSLFLSASAIPQVITIGMLFGNGQRVGLYWQGIDLHLTRWYLPGAITGAIAGAFLFTQLQLEWLTILLGLFLILSILTYRLAENLPLFQVKAWYFLPAGFIYAFLSGLIGSTGPLLNPFYLHYGLERGEMIGTKSAHVLVVHLVKIIAYSAFGVISLPIVAYGLLIGIGAFPGNWLGQKVLDRMEDQQFRQIAIAFVLISGIMLVWDQRQIFSFI